One genomic segment of Colias croceus chromosome 16, ilColCroc2.1 includes these proteins:
- the LOC123698389 gene encoding AP-3 complex subunit beta-2, with amino-acid sequence MATTPSYNNDKVVTGEVEYPAGDPASGAFFQPDYKKNEDLKLMLDGSKDSLKLEAMKRIIGMIAKGRDASDLFPAVVKNVVSKNIEVKKLVYVYLVRYAEEQQDLALLSISTFQRALKDPNQLIRASALRVLSSIRVPMIVPIVMLAIRDSASDMSPYVRKTAAHAIPKLYSLDPEQKEELVAIIDKLLSDKAPLVVGSAAMAFSEVCGDRMSLIHRSYRKLCALLADVDEWGQLALLNVLTVYAKTCFPDPNNDNYSSESEEEKPFYDSDSDASNPKRTSSSPTVDPDLRLLLRAAKPLLQSRNAGVVMAVAQLFYHCGPVQELPPVAKAMVRLLRAHVEVQSVVLNSIAALTVSKRALFEPFLKSFFVRNSDPTHIKLLKLEILTNLATEGTAPTVLREYQTYVTSNDRAFVAATIQAIGRLAVAISTETETCLNGLLHLLSSKDEWVVCEAVVVVKRVVGGGASSARAAVSRAAKLLRSDRLAGNARAAAVWLVAEHGAKHPRAAAILAHMLASFAEQDELVKLQLLSLAVKLSITQSDTLPMCRYVLNLARYDASYDVRDRARMLRKFIEPGDNSLLAQYAAHIFCPDKPKPTVLASFKDREQYTLGSLSQYIGVAANSYRALPAAPPRSQHADLREPLAQVPQPVDTPKNKTFYSEPESHSGSSSSGSSSSSGSEESSDEEGDNENENDNEQEKSKETNNYKSNSETSDSESDSESSSSEASESDSSAEGTDKQTKQERKPQDLPKQDAQKKNEKSNLELLLELDEVASTLPTMTPTCGGFLSPPTNKHGGFNDEDTITPIGASIIPTRGTEVVSRVMSGGLAVSSHWTRTPHLAGAKLCGVRLELVNHTADDVLDLRVGRMSLSGARSIHPFPSIPCLGPGATTTVLLGVDFADSIQPVEFTIVSSLGEVSVVLTPPVGELVRAVTMSDTRWISEQRKLRGMTECDKKAPKMPDDLLVCQRVFETANVGSVDSPANFPKFAGRLLSSQDLVLISVKIQNDHNVVTVNCQNMAIASMLANAIANSFCK; translated from the exons ATGGCTACAACACCGTCGTATAATAATGATAAAGTTGTTACCGGTGAGGTGGAGTATCCTGCGGGTGATCCAGCCTCTGGAGCTTTCTTTCAACCGGATTATAAAAA AAATGAAGATCTGAAATTGATGCTGGATGGATCAAAAGATTCTCTCAAATTGGAAGCTATGAAGAGGATCATCGGAATGATTGCTAAAGGAAGGGATGCTTCGGATTT ATTTCCAGCAGTAGTAAAGAATGTGGTGTCAAAGAACATAGAAGTGAAGAAGTTAGTGTATGTGTACCTTGTTAGATATGCTGAAGAACAACAGGATCTAGCTCTACTGTCTATTAGTACTTTCCAAAGAGCTCTAAAG GATCCGAACCAACTAATTAGAGCTAGTGCTTTACGTGTCCTATCTTCTATTCGAGTACCAATGATAGTGCCGATCGTAATGTTGGCGATCAGAGACTCGGCGAGTGACATGAGTCCGTATGTGAGGAAGACAGCCGCACACGCTATACCTAAGTTGTACAG CCTAGATCCAGAGCAAAAGGAGGAATTAGTGGCAATCATAGATAAGTTATTATCGGACAAAGCACCTTTAGTAGTGGGATCTGCAGCCATGGCATTCTCTGAAGTGTGCGGAGATAGAATGAGTCTTATACATAGGAGTTACAG AAAACTATGCGCATTACTAGCTGATGTCGACGAGTGGGGTCAACTAGCGTTGCTCAACGTTCTCACAGTGTACGCCAAAACTTGCTTTCCCGATCCTAATAATGAT AACTATTCAAGCGAGAGTGAAGAAGAGAAACCGTTCTACGATTCAGACTCAGATGCAAGTAATCCAAAAAGGACATCATCTTCACCTACTGTAGATCCTGATCTAAGGTTGTTGCTTCGAGCTGCAAAGCCACTATTACAGAGTAGGAATGCTGGTGTTGTGATGGCAGTAGCACAACTGTTCTATCATTGTGGACCTG TACAAGAACTACCGCCAGTAGCGAAAGCGATGGTGCGTTTACTTCGAGCTCATGTGGAAGTGCAGAGTGTTGTTCTGAATTCTATCGCTGCACTTACTGTGTCTAAACGG GCGCTTTTCGAACCGTTCCTCAAGTCGTTTTTCGTGCGCAACTCCGACCCCACTCACATAAAACTGCTAAAACTGGAGATATTAACCAACTTGGCAACGGAGGGTACTGCTCCAACGGTATTAAGAGAATATCAGACATATGTGACGTCGAATGATAGAGCCTTCGTAGCGGCCACTATACAAGCTATAGGGAGATTGGCTGTCGCAATAAGTACTGAAACGGAGACGTGCTTGAATGGGTTACTACATTTGCTTTCGAGTAAAGATG AGTGGGTGGTATGCGAAGCAGTGGTAGTGGTTAAAAGAGTGGTGGGTGGTGGCGCTAGTTCCGCGCGTGCTGCTGTATCTAGAGCCGCTAAACTGCTGCGCTCGGATCG TCTGGCGGGCAACGCCCGAGCGGCGGCCGTGTGGCTGGTGGCGGAGCACGGGGCGAAGCACCCGCGGGCCGCCGCCATACTCGCGCACATGCTCGCTAGCTTCGCCGAACAG GACGAGCTAGTAAAGCTACAGCTTCTTTCTCTAGCCGTAAAGCTTTCAATAACGCAATCAGACACACTACCAATGTGCCGCTACGTGCTAAACCTCGCGCGCTACGACGCGAGCTACGACGTGAGAGATCGTGCGAGAATGCTACGAAAGTTTATTGAACCCGGTGATAATTCGTTACTGGCGCAGTATGCCGCGCATATTTTCTGCCCAGACAAGCCAAAACCAACCGTATTGGCCAGTTTTAAGG ATCGTGAACAGTACACACTGGGGTCGCTATCCCAATACATAGGGGTCGCAGCGAATTCATACCGCGCGCTACCCGCCGCCCCCCCACGCTCGCAGCACGCCGACTTGCGCGAGCCGCTTGCGCAAGTGCCGCAGCCTGTGGATACGCCG aaaaataaaacgttcTACTCGGAGCCGGAAAGCCATTCAGGGTCTTCGTCTTCAGGCTCGTCATCTTCCAGTGGTTCTGAAGAGTCGTCTGACGA AGAGGGagataatgaaaatgaaaacgaCAACGAACAAGAGAAATCAAAGGAAACTAATAACTATAA GTCGAATTCTGAGACATCGGACAGTGAGTCAGATAGTGAGTCGTCCAGTTCTGAAGCGAGTGAGAGTGACAGCAGTGCGGAGGGTACGGACAAACAGACTAAACAGGAACGGAAG ccACAAGACTTACCAAAACAAGATGCACAAAAGAAAAACGAGAAATCGAACCTGGAACTCCTGCTAGAGCTGGACGAAGTGGCGAGCACTTTACCGACCATGACCCCCACGTGTGGGGGCTTTCTGTCACCGCCCACTAATAAACATGGCGGTTTTAATGATG AGGACACAATAACCCCCATAGGGGCTAGCATAATCCCCACGCGGGGAACCGAAGTAGTGTCCCGCGTGATGTCCGGTGGCCTGGCTGTGAGCAGCCACTGGACTCGAACCCCGCACCTCGCGGGGGCCAAGCTGTGCGGGGTCAGGTTGGAGCTGGTGAACCACACCGCTGATGATGTACTGGATCTGAGGGTTGGGAGGATG TCCCTTTCGGGTGCTCGAAGTATACACCCGTTCCCATCGATCCCGTGCCTCGGTCCGGGGGCCACAACCACTGTGCTGTTGGGTGTAGACTTCGCGGATTCGATACAACCCGTCGAGTTCACTATCGTTAGCTCTTTGG GTGAAGTGTCCGTAGTGCTAACGCCTCCAGTTGGCGAATTGGTTCGAGCCGTCACAATGTCGGACACACGCTGGATCAGCGAGCAAAGGAAATTACGCGGCATGACTGAG TGCGACAAAAAGGCGCCAAAAATGCCAGACGACCTGCTCGTGTGTCAGCGAGTGTTCGAAACAGCGAATGTCGGTTCCGTCGATTCTCCGGCTAATTTCCCCAA ATTTGCCGGTCGCCTCTTATCATCTCAAGACTTAGTGCTCATATCAGTTAAAATCCAAAATGACCATAACGTGGTCACTGTGAATTGCCAAAACATGGCGATAGCGTCTATGCTTGCTAACGCAATCGCTAAttctttttgtaaataa
- the LOC123698391 gene encoding putative nuclease HARBI1, whose product MAEKPPEEGYISVVDEDPEFFALLKWDSNQSHKQHEVRSLERAKSPEKTMPQARDEEDPFDLNDPAFIEAYRVPKDIARSLCEELKPVMPDSIKSIEFSVESKVLATLSFYATGKYQKSIAGKTDPTVTQYFVATAVTQVTEALNHPTIVKKYIHFPHLRNEREVIKSRFYMKYRIPNVVGCVDCMHVPIARPDQEDHKRHFNKSYHSKKVQIICDSDQNIISVDASPGGSLSHDAILNKHAVRNDLESLNLSRAVCWLIGGPHYTVKRYLMTPLPKITKKTPISPEKYYTDLHTQTHTAVTDTIKQLKSRWKCLQATCNKQFDPETVSMIIVACCVLHNICNKRGLAAPQMGQAEERLEVMKQKVANAPISKKKVEDPNGIAARNLLIERLWNERTVADCAPPKKRMARKERETQPMQMPQQMQEDPSKRARIMMNNPYSLGVGMAPGWGHYPQH is encoded by the exons ATGGCTGAAAAACCACCAGAAGAGGGGTATATATCTGTAGTTGATGAGGATCCGGAATTTTTCGCGTTATTGAAGTGGGATTCGAATCAATCACATAAACAACATGAGGTTCGGAGTTTGGAAAGAGCAAAAAGTCCTGAGAAAACTATGCCACAAGCGAGAGATGAAGAAGATCCGTTTGATTTGAATGATCCCGCTTTTATTGAGGCATATCGCGTTCCAAAAGATATAGCGCGAAGTCTTTGTGAAGAATTGAAGCCAGTAATGCCCGATTCTATTAAATCTATTGAGTTTTCCGTGGAGAGCaag GTTCTAGCAACCCTTTCCTTCTATGCTACAGGAAAATATCAAAAGTCAATTGCGGGTAAAACAGACCCAACCGTGACACAGTATTTTGTAGCCACCGCAGTAACTCAAGTCACAGAGGCTTTGAATCATCCAACTATTGTGAagaaatacatacattttccACATCTGAGAAATGAAAGAGAAGTTATTAAAAGCAG GTTCTACATGAAGTATAGGATACCAAATGTAGTGGGGTGTGTGGACTGCATGCATGTGCCGATCGCTCGCCCAGACCAGGAGGACCACAAACGGCACTTCAATAAGTCTTATCATTCTAAAAAAGTACAAATT ATATGCGACAGTgaccaaaatataataagcgTAGACGCATCACCGGGTGGCTCGTTGTCACACGATGCCATTTTGAATAAACACGCAGTTAGGAATGATCTGGAGAGCCTTAATCTTTCAAGGGCTGTGTGCTGGCTTATTG GTGGTCCACATTACACTGTAAAACGGTACCTAATGACGCCGCTACCGAAAATAACCAAAAAGACGCCAATATCACCAGAAAAGTACTACACGGACTTACACACGCAAACACACACAGCCGTCACAGATACAATCAAACAGTTGAAATCACGGTGGAAATGCTTACAAGCTACTTGTAACAAGCAGTTTGATCCAGAAACAGTATCTATGATCATCGTAGCGTGTTGCGTCTTGCACAACATTTGCAATAAGAGAGGTTTAGCCGCACCACAAATGGGGCAAGCTGAAGAGAGATTAGAAGTCATGAAGCAGAAGGTCGCAAACGCACCGATATCGAAGAAAAAAGTAGAGGATCCAAACGGAATAGCAGCTAGGAACTTGTTAATAGAGAGACTATGGAATGAACGAACCGTAGCTGATTGTGCTCCTCCGAAAAAGAGAATGGCCAGGAAGGAGAGGGAAACTCAGCCGATGCAGATGCCGCAGCAAATGCAAGAGGACCCCAGTAAGAGGGCCAGGATTATGATGAATAATCCGTACAGCTTGGGAGTGGGGATGGCGCCCGGGTGGGGACATTATCCACAACACTGa